The Maylandia zebra isolate NMK-2024a linkage group LG14, Mzebra_GT3a, whole genome shotgun sequence genome includes the window gaattcatgaaatttctgaaaaaattaaaacgtacagctttgCTATCagttccaacataaatgaagacagaaaactaaacagcaataACTTTTGTacggttactgaagttgggctagctggtagaTAATGATGTGCTaagtgattgctagcgacacagctatgttagcataacataaacacagtgaagctggaggaggaACACTAACTTTTGTctacttgataaaagttaaagtgagggttagggacaaatgcagtcAAATGACAGGACGCTgaaaacggaccaaacttcagtgcTTAATGCATCTTATAATCCAGTTCGCctaatggtctgaaaaatacgtTACtttcaagctcccaggcctctggaagAAGATGTGAGCTTGAAGGACAGACTGTCCGCAGGGGCAATAGGTGAattctttatatattttgtgtgtcagcgtgtgtgtgcgcacttttacttttaaaagggagtttttcctcccagtcaccaaagcgcttgctcataggggtcgtATGATTGTCGAAGTTCTCTCATtttgtttgtattattgtataCAAAAGGTATTTAAAAAAGTGCATTGAAGTGGTTTGAGTCATATGTATTTAATAGTCTCCAATTTGTTCTTATAACTAATTAttctttttcacacacacacaaacacacacctgtgtTTGTAGAAGTACTCACACTGTGTTTGCAAAGGTAACAAACCTTGTACTCACCAGgtgaaaaactggaaatattagCTCTTAGACAGCAAGGGGTAGCAGCAAATCCCATTAGACCAGCCactaataagataagataagataagataagataagataagataagataagataagataagataagataagataagaatgCCCCAAGAACAATATGAAGTAGATAGGATTGCTAATTATTCTTGTTACTTGGAATATCTCGGTGCAGAAGAGGTCCTTGAATCTCCTTGTTGTTGTCTTTATTGACAGCAATGAAAGCAGTGAAAGAACTGCTCACTCCTGATTGGACACTCAGCTGCACCACCTTCTTCtttacttcttctttttcctcattGTTTTCTGCTTCCATCTCTAGCAAGCAAATAAGAGTCCGAGCAGCTAACCTGTGGACTATTAAGCTACAGACAAGAGAAAATATTGGTATGGTGACATGGTCACAATGACCAATATTTTTTAGATCATACAGACATAAAAAGTAAGCTTTTGTAAAGTAAATATGTAATTGTACCAGTGGATTAACAGCTCATTTACCCAGTGTCCTCTGCAGGTCTGAGACTGAAGTGCAGCTGGTTCTCAGAGGGATGACCTGCCAGGCTGTACTTCACCGTCACACAGCCCTCTGCTGCCTCTGAGCTCTGACACAGAATTACAGTGTCAAaccaatttcattttatttcaaaacatgacaagcataaacacagagATTGTTCACTGTGAGAAGATGCTGTTCCTACCTGTCCAGTAAGCTGTGCATAAATCAGTGACCTTTTACCCTGGAAAATGGTTGTGATTGGTGGAGAGAGGACGGTGACAGTTGATCCCTTTGGTAAATCCCATGTAACAGAAACATCTTCCACAGCTGGCTGCAGAGCAAATCGCAGCGACTGCATCACCTGATGAGTATAAAAACCAAAATCATATCTTCCAtccaaactaaaaacaaataaaacaaactaaaaacacaatttttttttttactgtaattgTTATGAGTCATTGTCTTACTTTTGGTTGCATCCTGTCAGTCCCTGTGATGAACTGAGCGTGACCTCCTCCTTCCTTGGCCATCCCATTGATGAGAGCAGAGCTGGCCCCTTCCCCAATCCCAAAAGAGAAACACCTGCAATACAACAGctgtttttaaaacacacagGCATGGTACACGGCACATGTCAtcatctttttcttgttttacctGTGGGAACCTGAATTCTTCTTCACCAGATCGATCACTTCTTTGGTGTTCCCCACCTCTCCATCAGTAAAgacaaacagctggagaggagAGTTTACACACAGTTTTTCATCTACACGGCCTGAAACACAACTCTCTGATATGTAATCAAGTATGCGGTCAGTAAACTGTTTTaaccagtaaaaaaaagaaaagaagaagcttTAAGCAAGAGTGAGAGGAACAGTAGGAACCACTCAACAGATCAACTCATGTATAATTAGCAGATTATATGAGATATGTTACGACTGATACAGGGCTTGGTTCATGGTCAACTTACCGTACATGTTGGAGTaatgaatgagaaaaaaggaaGGACAAAAGGATGACatcaaggtgtgtgtgtgtgtgtgtgtgtgtgtgtgtgtgtgtgtgtgtgtgtgtgtgtgtgtgtgtgtgtgtgtgtgttacctgtcTAGGCTGAGTGGGAATGCAGGGCTGGCTGTAAATATGTTTGAGCGACTCCAGGATTTCTGTTCCTCCAAGATCAGCCTTCATCTGCTCAACTTTCTTCAGAGCCTCCTCCATGGTCTTCTCACCATACTCTACACTCTTACTGccatgacaaacacacaaatgagaTCAAACATAACCTGGAGTTTTGCAGAATCATCCAAAGGCAACATGTTGACTAACAGCAGGGAAGATATCTTATCACACATTTTGTCATGGTCCCCATGTCTGCCCGGCCGGCTCCACAAGGccacatgtgtttttgtttacattctcCTCTCTCCTTCCCGTCAGGGAGGAGCTCACTGCAGGCTCCCGCCCTTGGCACACAAACCTGCTTCTCGTCAGGCTCTAATTATGGGTTGGACTCTTAAGGCCAGGACGCAGACAGCCTTATCGCTGGATGATTGTGCTAGACAAGTCAGTGAACCTCAGCCTTGTATCTTTAAGCTCTGTGAACTTGCTGTGATCTCTGCGTAACCCCACTCTCTCCTGTGCACAGTTTCCCCGGACCTGTGACCAACCCGTTGTTTGAACCTTTGTAAAGAAGAGGAGCTAGCGTGTATGTGATTCCCTTCCCGGACTTACCTTTTGGACCCAGGACCCCCACTATCACCTCACTGTATATATCTGCACCTGGTGACTTAAATAAACGTTGTTTCCACTGAACTCTGCTCTGCGCCTGAGTCCTACTACAACGCATGACACATTTACAGtaaaaagtgacagaaaagTGATATCACTGAGATCATATGAATATAACTCACGGGAAGATGTGTTCATAACTGGACCCAAAACTGTAAATGTTGAAATAGCAGCCCATTGGTAAGCTCTTCAACAGGAGCAGCAGAGTGTCCTTcagggaagagagaaaagatggtgaggccactgtgtgagaggaacaaTTTAAGGAAATATTTTGTAACACTAACACCACATCATAAATACCTTGGCACTGCTGATCCGAGTTTCCTGCTGCTCAGTGTTATTCGTAGCACAGTCCATACTTCCAGATCGATCCACTAAGAACACAAACTCTCCACATGAAGCCGTTGAAGACATCACAGACTGGGGGAACTCAGGGTACAGACTCACCATCACCACTGGATCACCCATCAGAGAGcctgaaacacatgaaaaggacagaaaaatgtcAAGTTTACATTTCATAATAGCTCCAACACAATTAACTTTTAGGTTGAAGAAGAACAATAGTTTTTATTTGCAAACTAATGACTTCTCTCATTTGCTCTCACCCGGCTCAGCAGAGGCCTGTCCTGCCTCCACCACAGCAGTGGGCTGGTGGGCGTCTTTGTAATAAATCAGCAGTTCAACATCTCTGTCAAACTTGTGTCCTGCAGCCAGCTTGACCTgcacaccacaaacacattcatATTTATTCATCAGTAACAAGTAACaaccacacacagcagacacatcAGCACTCTACCTACCGTGGCCTGGGTTTGATCAGTGTTGaggtactgcagagggtccaggGAGCAGTTGGACTCTACTTTAGAGACTGGACGAGGAGAGGACACTCGGGCAGAAAAAGACAGACTGTAGGGCACCAGAGAGGCTGGAACAGAAGTCACCTGGACACCTGCACCTTCACTACCTGCACACAGCATCAGGTAAAATATGCTGTAATTAATGAGGTATAATACAATCAAATAATTTAGGCTGTAAAGACTCTGGTTCACATGGTAGTACAGATAAAATGAGGAAAGCATTTTGCTCAATATAAACAAAACTACTTTACAGctgttttaattcaaaacaatgaaaaagtgacagaaaagGAATAACTTGACTTTTATGACCTACGGATGGAATAATGAACCATATCggtaacaaaacacaaacatcatTTTTTGCCTATTCCTtcttcagaaaaaacaaaaaatctgttagGGTGATATAAAATTTAATGTCAGCGAGAATTAAATAGTGTTAAGTATATAAACCTGTTTACTATCTAACTTTTGGAAAAAATAAGGGAAACTCCATATAAACACACTCAGTTAAAACCATTTACTGATATAAAATCATGACGAGAGGGAGAGTCTGTGTTTGCACACTGCATCAACCTACTtccaaaaaaaattataatctgACAAATGCAGTCCTgtcaaaactaaacacaccaGTCCCAACAAGGttttatgaggtgtttgtgctgatacgTTGGGGTTGGTTTTCTCTGATTGTGACGCTATGCATTACGGTCAAATATCTCcagttttgggtttgtttgtcaGAAGGGCATCTTTCAAGAAGTCTTGTGATTGGTTCAGGTGCAACTTTGAAAACATGCTGCCAATGTCTTTTTGAGAAAAGAAGTTTTCTCCTGCAACCCCTAAAAAATAAGCCACACTTGTTCAGTCTTATTCTAATACCTCGAAATCTAACATTTGATATGCTagctgaggcctgtagagtctgagatacAGCTTTTGGGCTTTTTGTAATTTCTCTGAGGATGCACTAAAGCTTTTCACTGGACTGGAACATTTCCTTTTCACAGCTTTTTATATTTGGTAATCACAATGTGATGAGAAGTGAATCCTTTTTCTTGCAGAAAATCAAGTTGAAACTTGACCTAATTATCTTCCAGATTTTTCGCACTGTATGTGTTTTCCTGTATGTGGCAACAGTTTCATATCTGGTTCTGTGTTCACATCTTACAGTAACTGGCAAAGTTGGAAgatggttttttgtgtgttctgtCAGTGGTGTGAAGGTTGGAAGGTGGTTCAAGACTTTGACTGATATAGTTTAAGCATTTCTGGTCCAAGTATTCTGAAGTTGTCCTACCCTGAGGTTGGTATCGAGGGTTGAGCACACCAGGCAGACAGAACCTCAGACCATCATCAGCCTGCACAGCCAGCTCAGTGACGTACTCCAACCTGATGGAGGCGCTCTCTGCTGGAGGCAGACTGCCCACACGCAGAGAGAATATATCTGGACTCTCATCACTCTCCTCCAATAGGAAGGCCTGCTGACCGGAGCTCAGAGCATCATCATACTCCTCACGAGCCTGAAGCACAGGTGACACATGTCAGTGACAttcactgtgtttattttgAAGCTCACTTATAATCAGGTTATATTTACTGTCCAGCTCACCTTCTGTTTCTCCTTCACCTCAGCTACAATCTGCGTCTGTCCAATCTGAGCGCTGAAATGACAGACAGCAGCATCTCCAGGCAGAGGGAAGACAAAAACAGCCTCTAATGGTTTGTCCTCCTTGTTCTCATAGTTCAGAGTGGAGACCACTGTAGCCACATGGTCCCTCACCTCCAGCTCCACCTCAATGCTCTTCAGAGGAACTGATAGAAAAATAATATTAGAATAAATACAAACCATACATCAGGGTATTATTATGTGccattacaacaacaacaaaatctaCATTTGAAGTTATTTTAATTAACTTCTTTTCCATCAGTACCTGGTTCCTTCTGAAGAGTTAGCAGACCACAGCAATCCATTATCTTACCTGTAAAACAAGAACACTTAATACTGAAACTTTTACACTTTACAAATACGGAACATTCAAAACATATAGCCGCAGTCAGAGAGAACGGGTATGTCGACCGTGGGAATAAACGTTCTCCGTTAACTACTTTCTTTTTTAGGCTCTGTGCCTAAAATAAACCTTCATCAAATAAAGGAATCACTGTAAACATGGCGCTTCTGGTCGATTTTTAACCGAAACTCGTAACACAAATTGCTCCTGACCGATTTATGTTTTGAGTACAAGTTGCTTTGGTGATGTAAGCAGCTAAAAGGAGAGTCACTATCGGGAACAGCTCGCTGACGCATTAATCAGAGTTTTTTGTAGAGGCCTCGGGTTTTGTTGCAGTCTTGTTTATTATTATAACCAGCCAAGCGTCCCTCTGACCGTGACTTTCACTTTCACATTAAACATGCCGTCTGTTGTATAACCCTGTGGACTTTCTCCACTGCATGACTGTAGACACACATAAACCGTGCATGATTCTGTGTGACAGCACCCACATGACAGCGATAAGCTTTCAGGTTTTCCTGTCAGTCCAGCTGCTGTAATAACGGACAGACTTACCTCAAAGAATGTACTGATGTTTCCGGTACAGTTTTACTGCAGCCCCCTCCTCTAAATACGTGAAGAATGGTGTTAAAACACGTAATGTTTTCGATAACAACACTGACCTAACTGAAACAAGACTGCCACCGGGTATGCTCGATTTTCTTGTACGAGAGCACCCAGTGgcgtagtgatgtgtcggtcgcgaacgaaacggcTATAAGAGCCGattctttgaagtgaacgacgcgagccgacTCCTTATTGGgagtcctgttttttttcttccttctctcaccctctctatGGCACTTATTTCCACTTACCTCCGCATGCGacccttgtgctttgcgctgggaagaggggggaggggcggcaatccggttgttcagtgatgatgtgatgaatcctacttccgggtctaaagtagtctgcgtttaatatggcttttgtgttgttaacacgtttaatgttatgtattttcttctatttgatctcaaaaagctcctaaaacagtcagtgatcactgttgacctccctcggcttttattactgtAAATGCCGGCAAAGCCACTTTACtttgcacttttattttgaagagtacCTTAGCACTTCCTCTTTTATTGTGTCAGACTTCCTGTTCTGTTCTCGGTGAGGCGACGCAAACATGTTGCTTCAGAGTGAGTAAAAGCGTTTGTTTTTGAGGGTACTCATGCAAaactatgtgttttatttatctgtCACATGCTATAACTTTGAAAGTTTACTCAATGTGGTTGAATTCGTTTTTATTGTGTATGCATGTCATTTGTTTGTGGTGTGGAAAGACTGGCTAAGAGATGTGCATGGAGGAGGTTGGCTAGCTGATTCAGCATGATTAGCACCCTTGGAAGCAGAAAGAGGTTGGTTAATGATTGCAAAtgattgtttatgtatttaagaGACAGAATGGTTGTTgttaattcattttattaaatgcTGTAACATAAGTAGTTTAAAAACTATTGATTTATGTCAATGTCACTATTTGAGTTAATCAAAATAATTTTCTATggtaaaatgtgaacatttctgCACTTTTTACGTAAATGTTTAATGGTATTTGTTTGTGCATCTTTATAGTTTTCACGGTGCCATATTGTCGGTGatttaaagaggagagaataAAGTTGCATCAGTCGAAGCTCTCTGCGTCACGAGTGGTAATTCCAAGTGGGCAGCTACAGTGAAAACTCTTTGACTGCAAGAGACCTGCCATCCCTGCAGAGATCCTGACACCATTTCATCAGAGATCCAGCTACCAACCTGTTACCAGCCAGCTGATTCCACTCGCAAGGTTAGAAAGAACAGCATACTAAAGCTCAAGACTCCAGATACTAAAAGAGACATTGACTACCAAGAAGAAACATGGGACTgcttacacacatgcacaagctTAACGCATAACTAGAAAGTCTTTATATAATGTTACGAGGCCAAATTAATTCATGGACTGCCAACACATAATATTCCTGAATCTGGTTAATGTTTCTTGGTGAgcgaaatgtgttttttgtggaaTAATAATTCACAGGATGTCTGTTTATGAAAAGGTTTAAAAGGTGAAGCTCATTAGCTAATTTATGAACATTTGTTGTTGCTGTCTTACGCTAAACATACCTTTGAATGTCCATAATCAGTAAATGTTTGACACAGCGTTACTCTGTGGTAAAGATTAACTACAGCTTTAAAGTATAGTCAGGCAGTAAGGCAATCAAAGCTACAATCAACTTAAGGCAGCTACGGAAACAAAATGTCACTACCAGAAGAGCAAACAGACAACCCCACAAGGACACCATGCGAATCCAGCTCATCAGAAGAAGAAACAGGCAACCCTACAAACGCACCATGCAAATCTAGCTCACGTGAGAGAAAATTAACAGAGAAAGGCCTAGAGATGCAAAAGCATGATATCAGAAAGCGTGAAAAATCATTCAACAAGACTTATGACTCTTGGAAGCTCGTAGCAAGGGAAACTAGAACAAAACTAAAATCCCTCTGCTCAGCAGAAGACCTCAATAAACTGCAGCAAAATATTGAAGCAAAGCACGACGCTGTAAGTTCACAGTATGAACCTATCCTGCGTAACAGTAACACCACACCTGACATTGTCAACAAAATGGACGCCTGTGTTACACTAACAAAGGAGGTATGTAACCTCATAAGTGACCGTCTAAAGACTGTTCATGAGGAATATAATAACCATCTTGAGAAAGAAAGAGTAAGAGAAGTGTTAAGCAAGAACGAATATAGGTCTGTTTTTGGCGACAGCATAACGGAAACTGCAAGCTCTATAGAGTTGTCAGAGCAATTGAGCCGTCACTCTGGCTCATCCTGTACCCGCAACAGTAGAATAGATGCAGAAGCAGAACTTGCTGCCAAGCTGGAGCAATCAAAGGCTATGGAAGAAATTCAAGCACAGCAAGCACATCTTCACAAGTtagaaagtgaatggaaactcAAAGAGGCAAAAATGTTGTCAGAAATTAAACTAAAAGAGGTGGAAATGCAACAACAGTTGGAACAAGAAAGAGCAAAACTACAGCAGTTACAAGCAGACAAAGAAGTTGCTATAGCAATAGCTCGCGTGAAAGCGTACAACAGCCTTGAAGGGTTTGAGAACCACAATGGGGAAATTGATAGTAAAATTAGCTCTGCTTGCTACAgaaggcaaattgaacctcagcTGAATCCAAATGCCGCATCATTCCAACCCCACAAAGCAATTCCAGAAATGACAATGACCCAGGAGTCTGTCAGCTTAGCACAAGCAATCGCTAGCTCATTAAGTATGAATCGCTTGCCAGTCCCTGAGCCTGCCACATTCAGTGGGCACCCTTTGCAGTTTACCGATTGGAAAATGTCATTCATTAATCTGATTGACCGAAAACCCCTTCCAGCAAGCGAGAAGATGTTTTATCTGAAAAATTATCTCGCAGGAGAAGCACACAAAGCGGTAGAAGGTTTCTTTTACCAAGATTCAGAAAATGCATACAAGGGAGCATGGAAAGTCTTAGAGGACAGATATGGGAACCCATTCATTATACAGAAAGCATTTCGTGATAAACTCACGAGATGGCCAAAAATCAGCGCAAATGACCCACTAGCACTACGAGAGTTTGGCGATTTCCTCAAAGGATGCTCTGAAGCAATCCCACATGTCAAAGGACTAGCTATCCTAAACGATTGTGAAGAAAATCACAAATTGCTCAAAAAACTGCCAGAATGGATCGTGCGCAAGTGGAGTCGAATTGTTGTAGATGAACTTGACGAATCTGGCACCTATCCAAATCTTGCATGCTTCACAGACTTCCTGAGTAGAGAAGCACGGATAGCTTGCAAACCGATAGCTTCTCCACTGTTTATGAATTTCAGACCTGTAGATGATCGAATCCCAAAGAGAGCCAAAGTCTTCAACACAAACAGGCAACCAAAGAGTTCCACTCAAGAGAAACAAGACACAAACATTAGTAAACCAAAATCACCTTGTTCTGTTTGTAAAAGTGAAACTCATGGAATCTCAAAGTGTCTCATCTTCGCAGCTAAGAGTGTTGAAGATAAAAAGGCATTCATCCATGAAAACCAGCTCTGCTTTGGATGTTTAAGAAAAGGTCATATCACCAAAGATTGCAAAAGGCGA containing:
- the LOC112432975 gene encoding von Willebrand factor A domain-containing protein 5A isoform X8, producing the protein MDCCGLLTLQKEPVPLKSIEVELEVRDHVATVVSTLNYENKEDKPLEAVFVFPLPGDAAVCHFSAQIGQTQIVAEVKEKQKAREEYDDALSSGQQAFLLEESDESPDIFSLRVGSLPPAESASIRLEYVTELAVQADDGLRFCLPGVLNPRYQPQGSEGAGVQVTSVPASLVPYSLSFSARVSSPRPVSKVESNCSLDPLQYLNTDQTQATVKLAAGHKFDRDVELLIYYKDAHQPTAVVEAGQASAEPGSLMGDPVVMVSLYPEFPQSVMSSTASCGEFVFLVDRSGSMDCATNNTEQQETRISSAKDTLLLLLKSLPMGCYFNIYSFGSSYEHIFPKSVEYGEKTMEEALKKVEQMKADLGGTEILESLKHIYSQPCIPTQPRQLFVFTDGEVGNTKEVIDLVKKNSGSHRCFSFGIGEGASSALINGMAKEGGGHAQFITGTDRMQPKVMQSLRFALQPAVEDVSVTWDLPKGSTVTVLSPPITTIFQGKRSLIYAQLTGQSSEAAEGCVTVKYSLAGHPSENQLHFSLRPAEDTGLIVHRLAARTLICLLEMEAENNEEKEEVKKKVVQLSVQSGVSSSFTAFIAVNKDNNKEIQGPLLHRDIPMAGLMGFAATPCCLRANISSFSPADLDYYCAMDDSEADYEEVYGNPLEFKNTSCYRAGVEHYCAMDDSEDSDVDYGNLPEFEDECYYGALPDEEFPPAKKPPRDPLLQLVSLQKASGCWLLDPALAAALGKTNEEVEKSKPEKASSEVWATILALIWLHGFKMDAKDEWELLAAKAVSWLSAQKAPSVTECVEAGNKLLGCSVQKTALGL